The Amblyomma americanum isolate KBUSLIRL-KWMA chromosome 3, ASM5285725v1, whole genome shotgun sequence genome window below encodes:
- the LOC144122964 gene encoding uncharacterized protein LOC144122964, whose product MSDKAPSTIKELAKALNELSALFDAKHVELKDTVKTVIETELQSLKESMSLINEKFEGFRSEMVEMRKELAVTKAENEAIRSTNAHLTSELKKVRRELTDMQQYSRRNNLEIKGVPVVADENLISTMKTISGCLNTEVVESDIEVIHRVPTKKKDEQNIIVKFFSRTVRDKILKVAKKQRLNVSQLGFEGNTPVFVNEHLCPANKVLLGMAVKAKKEKKWKFTWVSDGKILMRKVENSHVLHVTSAEDLRQVL is encoded by the coding sequence ATGTCTGATAAAGCGCCGTCAACGATCAAGGAACTAGCAAAGGCCCTGAATGAGTTATCCGCTCTTTTTGATGCCAAGCATGTAGAACTGAAAGATACGGTGAAAACGGTGATTGAAACAGAGTTACAATCGCTGAAAGAATCTATGAGCTTGATCAATGAAAAGTTCGAGGGTTTCAGATCGGAAATGGTGGAGATGAGGAAAGAACTTGCTGTCACTAAAGCAGAAAATGAGGCAATAAGGAGTACTAACGCCCATTTGACATCAGAATTAAAGAAAGTCAGGAGAGAGTTGACTGATATGCAACAATACAGTCGCCGAAATAACCTGGAGATAAAGGGTGTTCCTGTGGTTGCGGACGAGAACCTCATCTCCACCATGAAAACGATTTCTGGATGCCTGAACACTGAAGTGGTCGAGTCTGACATTGAAGTTATTCATCGTGTACCTACAAAGAAAAAAGATGAACAGAACATAATTGTCAAATTTTTTTCCCGTACAGTGCGGGATAAAATTCTGAAAGttgcaaagaagcaaaggcttaatGTTTCTCAGTTGGGTTTTGAAGGCAATACGCCCGTTTTTGTGAATGAGCACTTATGTCCTGCTAATAAAGTATTGCTGGGAATGGCGgtgaaagcaaagaaagagaaaaaatggaAGTTCACGTGGGTGTCAGACGGAAAAATTTTGATGCGCAAAGTTGAAAACTCACATGTTCTTCACGTGACAAGTGCAGAAGACTTGCGACAAGTTCTCTAA